Proteins co-encoded in one Garra rufa chromosome 7, GarRuf1.0, whole genome shotgun sequence genomic window:
- the LOC141338686 gene encoding uncharacterized protein: MLMIGRTGRGKSATGNTILRKNEFHSEASSQLVTTVCQKGVGQVNSRSVAVIDTPGLFDPTLTNEQVLEEIMKCISLSAPGPHAFIILLSVGKITQEENDILDIIKMIFGSKAADFCIVLFTKGDELRGQTIEQYVEKHKNDGLEKLIRDCGKRFLAFNNTETQGGTQVTHLLNMIEEMNQGRYFTNEMFEEAAISIEQRMKIIKENETQNQDLVKVLQAKYDMEIEQMRKILKKKEQKTVEEKEMVKNKFREQEERLRRHFEEKEKSDQEKRETEDQKRLEEEKQQRAEYDQRIEEMKREFENRIIQYEKKQKDRVEEDRKRENEYKQDQVKMKNDHEHIMAELRKQQEKEIKKSDSEEQIRKKQEEKEREEWKIKMQETENDKETQEKIKRQQREWEEEKKRQMREQEEEKRKRKVKHEKQLKEKQEELENKRVKFERERDEEEQMTEDEREKLKKESERNKKKYKEEINEMESRYEQLEQERKEEWRKRKRDDEKKRVEKRKRWENMVEDLKQEQEEEIERRERVERERIDREEKECDEMKQKHEEEIKEMKKKHEDEARKQEVELKDFRKTKEQHIQEFKERLEEFQKQLNEAKDLKKDLQGKKKELKDKEDEVEKLKKELEGKWSCHVM; the protein is encoded by the coding sequence ATGTTGATGATTGGGAGGACAGGAAGAGGAAAGTCGGCCACAGGAAACACTATCCTCAGAAAAAATGAGTTTCACAGTGAAGCCAGTTCACAGTTGGTGACCACTGTTTGTCAGAAGGGAGTTGGTCAAGTTAATAGTCGATCAGTAGCTGTTATTGATACTCCAGGACTCTTTGACCCGACACTGACAAATGAACAAGTGCTGGAAGAAATAATGAAGTGTATTTCACTGTCAGCACCTGGACCACATGCGTTCATCATTTTACTGAGTGTGGGAAAAATTACCCAAGAGGAGAATGATATTTTAGACATAATTAAGATGATCTTTGGCTCAAAAGCAGCCGATTTCTGCATTGTTCTCTTCACTAAAGGAGATGAACTGAGAGGACAAACAATAGAACAATATGTAGAGAAACATAAAAATGATGGCCTTGAGAAACTGATCAGAGATTGTGGGAAAAGATTCCTGGCTTTTAACAACACAGAAACACAAGGTGGGACACAAGTTACTCATCTGTTAAATATGATAGAAGAGATGAATCAGGGCCGATACTTCACTAATGAGATGTTTGAGGAGGCAGCGATCTCCATTGAACAGAGAATGAAAATAATTAAAGAGAATGAAACACAAAATCAGGATCTAGTTAAAGTATTACAAGCCAAATATGACATGGAAATTGAGCAGATGAGAAAGATACTGAAGAAGAAAGAACAAAAGACAGTTGAGGAAAAAGAGATGGTGAAGAACAAGTTCAGAGAACAAGAGGAAAGACTCAGGAGACATTTTGAGGAGAAAGAAAAATCAGATCAGGAGAAACGAGAGACAGAAGATCAGAAACGATTAGAAGAGGAGAAACAGCAAAGAGCTGAATATGATCAAAGAATAGAGGAGATGAAGAGAGAGTTTGAAAATCGGATAATACAATATGAAAAAAAGCAAAAAGACAGAGTAGAAGAAGATAGAAAGCGAGAGAATGAATATAAACAAGATCAAGTAAAGATGAAAAATGATCATGAACACATCATGGCAGAGTTAAGAAAGCAACAGGAAAAGGAAATAAAAAAGAGTGATTCAGAGGAACAAATCAGGAAGAAacaagaagagaaagagagagaagaatGGAAGATAAAAATGCAAGAGACCGAAAATGACAAAGAGACTCAAGAGAAAATTAAACGACAGCAGAGAGAATGGGAGGAAGAGAAGAAACGACAGATGAGAGAACAAGaggaagagaaaagaaaaaggaaagtGAAACATGAGAAACAactgaaagaaaaacaagaagaaCTGGAAAACAAAAGAGTGAAatttgaaagagagagagatgaagaAGAGCAGATGACAGAGGACGAGAGAGAGAAACTGAAAAAAGAGAGCGaaagaaacaagaaaaaatataaagAGGAGATAAATGAAATGGAGAGTCGTTATGAGCAGCTGGAGCAAGAGAGAAAAGAGGAGTGGAGGAAAAGAAAAAGAGACGATGAAAAGAAACGAGTGGAGAAGAGAAAGAGATGGGAGAATATGGTGGAAGATCTGAAACAAGAGCAAGAGGAGGAGATCGAGAGAAGAGAAAGAGTGGAGAGAGAAAGAATAGACAGAGAAGAAAAAGAGTGTGATGAAATGAAACAGAAACATGAAGAGGAAATAAAAGAGATGAAGAAGAAACATGAAGATGAAGCCAGAAAACAAGAAGTGGAATTAAAAGATTTCAGAAAGACAAAAGAGCAGCACATTCAGGAGTTCAAGGAGAGACTTGAAGAGTTTCAAAAACAACTGAATGAAGCCAAAGATTTAAAGAAGGACCTACAAGGTAAAAAGAAGGAGCTAAAAGATAAAGAGGATGAAGtggaaaaattaaaaaaggaacTAGAAGGTAAATGGTCATGCCATGTCATGTGA
- the LOC141338822 gene encoding uncharacterized protein, translating to MHSKAQEDELRIVLLGKTGVGKSSSGNTILGREALKSDFSEKSVTKLCQRETDKINSRHVTVIDTPGLFDTELSNEEIQKEISNCIHMILPGPHVFLLLIPLGRYTQEEQRAVKIIQETFGENSLKYTMVLFTRGDFLYNKTIEQFLKNPGSPLNQLIEDCGNRFHVFNNKETGDRTQVTDLLQKIDNMVKENGDSYYSCKMFREMEREIQEQQKKILMEKVEQVNREREELMNKHEEEKKKMKIKMEDERQSHDKERKRREEEFREREEQYKQEINNREEQEKKIREELKREREEWEKQKQQERQRREEEDKRRRKKEQEVSDEYDQRLKQEKERMKMAIEEERQSCYKERKRLEEKDERRRKIEKETWDEHYEKLKREKERRLREKEDLQFKHEEERDQIKKMMEEERKNYEKVKKRREVEFREREEQYESDIKDIEEQDRKMREELKREREEWKKQKHQERQTEEEEKKTYNSNQLHNTSVSHHKNSKSKL from the exons Atgc ACTCAAAAGCTCAAGAAGATGAACTGAGGATTGTGCTGCTGGGAAAAACTGGAGTTGGGAAGAGTTCAAGTGGAAACACCATATTGGGAAGAGAAGCATTAAAATCAGACTTTTCTGAAAAGTCTGTTACTAAATTGTGTCAGAGAGAGACAGATAAAATCAACAGCAGACATGTTACTGTGATCGATACTCCAGGACTGTTTGATACTGAACTCAGTAATGAAGAAATCCAGAAAGAAATCAGCAACTGCATCCATATGATTCTGCCTGGACCACATGTGTTTCTCTTACTGATTCCTCTGGGACGATACACTCAAGAAGAACAAAGAGCAGTAAAGATCATCCAGGAGACGTTTGGTGAAAACTCTTTGAAGTACACCATGGTGCTCTTCACCAGAGGAGACTTTCTGTATAACAAAACCATCGAACAGTTTCTGAAAAACCCTGGATCTCCTCTGAATCAGCTGATTGAAGACTGTGGAAACAGATTCCATGTGTTTAATAATAAAGAGACTGGAGACCGAACACAGGTGACTGATCTACTGCAGAAGATAGACAACATGGTGAAAGAAAATGGAGACAGTTACTACTCATGTAAGATGTtcagagagatggagagagaaaTACAAGAACAACAGAAGAAGATACTGATGGAGAAAGTGGAGCAAGTGAATAGAGAAAGAGAAGAACTGATGAACAAACATGAAGAAGAGAAAAAGAAGATGAAGATAAAGATGGAAGATGAACGACAGAGTCAtgacaaagagagaaagagaagagaagaagagtTTAGAGAGAGAGAAGAACAATATAAACAAGAAATTAATAACAGAGAggaacaagagaaaaaaatacgAGAGGAGCTGAAGAGAGAACGAGAGGAATGGGAGAAACAGAAACAACAGGAAAGACaaagaagagaagaagaggacaagagaagaagaaagaaagaacaggaAGTCTCAGATGAATATGATCAGAGACTTAaacaagagaaagagagaatgaaGATGGCGATTGAGGAAGAAAGACAGAGTTGttataaagagagaaaaagaTTAGAAGAAAAGGACGAGAGAAGGAGAAAGATAGAAAAGGAAACATGGGATGAACATTATGAGAAACTTAAAcgagagaaagaaagaagactGAGAGAAAAAGAAGATCTTCAGTTCAAACATGAAGAAGAGAGAGATCAAATAAAGAAGATGAtggaggaagaaagaaagaattatGAGAAAGTGAAAAAAAGAAGAGAAGTAGAATTTAGAGAGAGAGAAGAACAATAtgaaagtgacattaaagacattgaAGAACAAGATAGAAAGATGCGAGAGGAGCTGAAGAGAGAGCGAGAGGAATGGAAGAAACAGAAACACCAGGAAAGACAAACagaagaagaggagaaaaaaacATACAACTCCAATCAACTTCATAACACTTCTGTTTCTCATCATAAGAACagtaagtcaaaattataa